Proteins encoded in a region of the bacterium genome:
- a CDS encoding formylglycine-generating enzyme family protein — protein sequence MRTLLLILCLICVNGVCGDAVPADFTAILPGGVELPLIFVRAPRGSDEGTGITRDFYMGQFEITNGQWQALTGSTPTGESGDPESPDFLKPATNMTQDEAVNFVKTLGDYLRAEYPEVFAGAALPSVDQWEYAYAAGTTTDYYWGDDPRHTAIGNYAWFEDNANGVKQPVGGKLPNAWGLYDMSGNVAEWTTYRRETCVAPDPPWDPDGHWYSYVRAYGGSSDSAADSCTGTSRESFGLNETVPSCFDLLHDLAWLSAQSNLVGLRVVVFPATPVPLVNPDPVPVTFDFERDREGWKPFGWPPFDAPGFSSTIGEPGTLNMTATSNSNLVGIWQSPAFEVAESDATLRNSSSIRLTVDRADGNTIFKASCRILSDQNDASIVPTFRIRMTTQNAQQSDVLVVESNAGGTYSPRQIGSYYDLYFSPPATCSIFELYFDMLNFSPEDSNTATLKLDHVSIAPLSDSSLSQSRVERVYDFANGTDGWQHFDIPGLFDPPEFSYDSDGQRLSVSPSDSNEYQFGFWGSSLDPENNVLIEPGRMYYGIFTIASDYEDPQLAPTFRLRMNESLFRTGRYTVVAPTGQALNTPTLGNSRQYTVYFPPNMGVGESLLESLDLLADPEHQILDPDGSFFLESVEIRSAPTEVTIMLPGDVPLTFVPIPSGSFLMGRYPGEQDSYGYEAPQHLVDIDHSFYMGRYEVTKGQWKALMETEPWAEEATAIPHYTLQPASYVSWDDAQDYIAVLNDYVRATNQGSFRVRLPSEAEWEYACRAGTTTRFYWGDDPNYEIVYGFAWNRHNTGEEYAHAIGQKLPNSWGLYDMSGNVGEWCQDEVHTNYVGAPSDGSAWEGDLSETARIERGGNFELGGIACRSAFRDPVSFADTAWRNEGYGFRLAGYWDVGEGAK from the coding sequence ATGAGAACACTTCTGCTTATACTGTGTCTGATCTGTGTGAATGGGGTCTGCGGCGATGCTGTGCCTGCCGACTTCACTGCCATCCTCCCCGGCGGCGTTGAGCTGCCCCTGATCTTTGTCCGCGCGCCGCGGGGATCGGATGAAGGCACGGGTATCACACGCGATTTCTACATGGGCCAGTTCGAGATCACGAACGGCCAATGGCAAGCTCTCACTGGCTCCACGCCCACCGGCGAATCGGGCGATCCGGAGTCACCGGACTTCTTGAAACCGGCCACCAACATGACGCAGGACGAGGCTGTGAACTTCGTGAAGACTCTCGGTGACTATCTGCGCGCTGAGTACCCCGAGGTCTTTGCCGGGGCGGCGCTACCGTCGGTCGATCAGTGGGAGTACGCCTACGCGGCTGGGACAACCACGGACTACTACTGGGGTGATGACCCACGCCACACGGCGATAGGGAACTACGCCTGGTTCGAGGACAATGCGAACGGCGTAAAACAACCAGTTGGAGGCAAGCTCCCAAACGCCTGGGGTCTCTACGACATGAGTGGCAATGTGGCCGAGTGGACGACCTATCGGCGTGAGACCTGTGTGGCTCCGGATCCCCCTTGGGATCCGGATGGGCACTGGTATAGCTACGTAAGAGCTTACGGAGGAAGCAGCGACAGCGCTGCCGATTCTTGTACAGGTACATCAAGGGAATCGTTTGGCTTGAACGAGACTGTACCGAGTTGCTTCGACTTGCTCCATGACCTAGCTTGGTTGAGTGCCCAATCGAATCTCGTCGGCTTGCGCGTAGTTGTCTTCCCAGCAACGCCGGTGCCGTTGGTGAATCCCGATCCAGTGCCAGTCACATTCGATTTCGAGAGAGATCGCGAGGGATGGAAGCCATTCGGTTGGCCTCCGTTCGATGCCCCCGGGTTCTCGAGCACGATTGGCGAACCAGGGACGTTGAACATGACGGCCACATCGAATTCCAACCTCGTCGGCATCTGGCAATCCCCCGCCTTCGAGGTTGCCGAATCCGATGCTACCCTTCGCAATTCCAGCAGCATTCGACTCACCGTCGATCGGGCCGATGGCAACACGATCTTCAAGGCATCCTGTAGGATTTTGAGCGACCAGAATGACGCCTCCATCGTTCCCACGTTCCGCATTCGCATGACAACGCAGAACGCTCAGCAATCCGACGTCCTTGTTGTCGAATCAAATGCAGGAGGCACCTACTCCCCACGGCAAATCGGTTCCTACTACGACCTCTACTTCTCTCCGCCCGCCACATGTTCCATCTTTGAACTGTATTTCGATATGCTGAATTTCTCTCCGGAGGACTCGAACACCGCGACACTTAAGCTGGATCACGTTTCCATCGCCCCCCTGTCGGACTCCAGCCTTTCTCAATCCCGCGTCGAACGGGTTTATGATTTCGCGAATGGAACGGATGGCTGGCAGCACTTCGACATTCCAGGTCTGTTTGATCCTCCGGAATTCTCTTATGATTCAGACGGACAGCGACTCTCTGTTTCGCCATCCGATTCGAATGAGTACCAATTCGGATTCTGGGGTTCCTCCCTCGACCCGGAGAATAACGTCCTGATCGAACCCGGCAGGATGTACTACGGGATCTTCACAATCGCTAGTGATTACGAAGATCCTCAGTTGGCCCCGACCTTCCGACTTCGCATGAATGAATCGCTCTTCCGCACGGGACGCTACACGGTTGTTGCCCCCACAGGGCAGGCCTTGAACACGCCGACCTTGGGCAATTCCCGGCAGTATACAGTCTACTTCCCTCCGAACATGGGCGTGGGCGAGAGTCTGCTCGAGTCTCTTGACTTATTGGCCGATCCGGAGCACCAGATACTTGATCCGGATGGTTCCTTCTTCCTGGAGAGCGTTGAGATTCGCTCGGCACCAACAGAAGTCACCATCATGCTCCCCGGCGATGTCCCTCTCACGTTTGTTCCCATCCCCTCCGGCAGCTTCCTGATGGGGAGGTATCCGGGAGAGCAAGACAGCTACGGCTACGAAGCTCCGCAACATCTAGTTGACATTGACCACTCCTTCTACATGGGGAGATATGAGGTCACGAAAGGGCAATGGAAGGCGTTGATGGAAACAGAGCCATGGGCGGAAGAGGCTACTGCTATTCCCCACTATACCTTGCAACCCGCGAGCTATGTTTCATGGGATGACGCCCAGGACTACATTGCGGTACTCAACGACTATGTTCGGGCTACAAACCAGGGATCCTTCCGCGTGCGACTTCCTTCTGAAGCAGAATGGGAGTACGCCTGTCGGGCGGGCACAACAACGAGGTTCTATTGGGGGGATGATCCCAACTACGAGATAGTATACGGTTTCGCTTGGAACAGGCACAATACTGGTGAGGAATACGCGCATGCCATAGGACAGAAGCTCCCAAATTCCTGGGGCCTCTATGACATGAGCGGAAACGTGGGAGAATGGTGTCAGGACGAGGTTCATACCAACTATGTAGGGGCCCCATCTGACGGGTCAGCTTGGGAAGGTGATCTGAGTGAAACCGCGCGGATCGAACGTGGTGGGAACTTCGAGCTGGGCGGAATTGCGTGCCGTTCTGCCTTTCGCGACCCTGTCTCTTTTGCTGACACGGCATGGCGAAACGAAGGATACGGCTTCAGGCTCGCTGGATATTGGGATGTCGGAGAAGGAGCAAAATGA
- a CDS encoding alpha/beta hydrolase: MTAKDPKSWILTDRGSGPPVILLPGLALDERLFEPILGCLTDRFRVVVVRIAQAGSLPAAARRIEAVADACGFSRFALGGLSMGGYVCFEFARLAPERLRALCLMNTAAKGDSVLAAARRRSVVRLCERGRYDLVVRPFLNRILSPRHAANPEIAARVLAMTNDAGPETMSADTQAIAARGDYDAVPPIIRCPTMILCGYDDMLTPPKESERMAAAISGSELHILDDCGHLSPLEQPRAVGHILAHFLEGVHR; this comes from the coding sequence GTGACCGCCAAGGACCCGAAATCCTGGATACTAACCGACCGTGGATCCGGCCCTCCGGTGATCCTGCTGCCGGGCCTTGCTCTCGATGAACGTCTGTTTGAGCCTATCCTCGGCTGCCTGACGGATCGCTTCCGAGTGGTGGTGGTTCGAATCGCCCAGGCGGGGTCGCTGCCCGCCGCCGCGCGCCGGATCGAAGCTGTTGCAGACGCCTGTGGATTCTCCCGCTTCGCCCTCGGTGGCCTGTCGATGGGCGGTTACGTCTGTTTCGAATTCGCCCGCCTGGCTCCGGAGCGCCTCCGCGCCCTTTGCCTGATGAACACGGCCGCGAAGGGCGACTCCGTCCTGGCAGCGGCACGTCGCCGGTCCGTCGTGCGCCTGTGCGAGCGCGGTCGCTATGACCTCGTGGTGAGGCCGTTCCTGAACCGGATCCTCTCGCCCCGCCACGCGGCCAATCCGGAAATCGCCGCCCGAGTCCTGGCAATGACCAACGATGCCGGACCGGAGACGATGTCGGCGGATACGCAAGCCATCGCCGCCCGCGGCGACTACGACGCCGTGCCCCCGATAATCAGGTGTCCAACGATGATCCTGTGTGGCTACGACGACATGCTGACGCCGCCGAAGGAATCCGAGCGCATGGCAGCGGCCATCTCGGGCTCCGAACTCCACATTCTCGACGATTGTGGCCACCTTTCGCCCCTGGAACAGCCCCGCGCCGTCGGGCACATCCTGGCCCACTTCCTGGAAGGCGTGCATCGATAG
- the gyrB gene encoding DNA topoisomerase (ATP-hydrolyzing) subunit B, with protein sequence MSPEKKANKKNKPVGQSYDESSIQVLEGREAVRTRPAMYISNTDSLGLHHLVYEIIDNSIDEALGGYCDTIQIVIHYDNSVTVVDNGRGIPVKEHPQQKGKSTVEVVLTILHAGGKFKKDAYKYSGGLHGVGAAVVNFLSEWMEVEVRRNGETFFMRFDNGGKVTKPLEAIGKSRKTGTRIRFKPDPTIFQTIEFNFDTLSTRFRELAFLNPGITISIEDERSGKSHSYRYTGGITEFVRHLNAARQLVHKPVYFNREREYVRRSNKEEVTDTIQVEVALQYNDSYDTRELSFANSINTRDGGTHLTGFRRALTTTINRYATKNDLLKKLKGSNSLSGDDVREGLVSIISVRVTDPQFEGQNKGRLLNQEIQGVVEGLVNDAMMEWLEENPREAKKIVEKSITAAQARVAARRAREIVRKSAMETGALPGKLADCAERDPAMAELYLVEGDSAGGSAKQGRDRHFQAILPLRGKIINVEKARIDRVLSNEEIRTIITALGTGIKENFDVSKLRYHKLIIMTDADVDGAHIRTLLLTFFYRQFLELIERGHIYIAQPPLYRIKKGRREQYLDTEMQKDRFLLDEGIEDATVIVRNGSANGTELSKSQIRQFCDMMMDLDKLGGILRRKTVNLIDFLEKRDERGRYPIGMAMRGDEQVWAYTEKELAALEEEAASSNGNGNGEEEEEQKVKGNGSDLFSAGDEEDVEQDAAEAVEEPVVPIDFYELPEGKEIEAIVKALEKMKFDLSLFDVSHLDRGEGGTDEAAPFFVHDKGKTEHPCHSIVEVFDRVKDIGARGIQIQRYKGLGEMNPGQLWETTMDPKTRRLLQVKLEDVVTADEMFTTLMGDEVLPRRAFIQRHAPEVQNLDV encoded by the coding sequence TTGAGTCCTGAGAAGAAAGCGAACAAGAAGAACAAACCAGTCGGCCAGTCCTACGACGAGTCCTCAATCCAAGTCCTGGAAGGGCGCGAAGCGGTCCGCACGCGTCCGGCCATGTACATCTCGAACACGGACTCGCTGGGTCTGCACCACTTGGTCTACGAGATCATCGATAACTCGATCGACGAGGCCCTCGGCGGCTACTGCGACACGATCCAGATAGTCATCCATTACGACAACTCAGTAACAGTTGTCGATAATGGCCGCGGTATCCCTGTGAAGGAACACCCGCAGCAGAAGGGCAAGTCGACCGTCGAGGTCGTGCTGACCATCCTGCACGCGGGCGGCAAGTTCAAGAAGGACGCCTACAAGTACTCCGGCGGCCTTCACGGCGTGGGCGCCGCGGTCGTGAACTTCTTGTCCGAGTGGATGGAAGTCGAGGTGCGTCGTAACGGCGAGACGTTCTTCATGCGATTCGACAACGGCGGCAAGGTGACGAAGCCGCTGGAGGCGATTGGCAAGTCGCGCAAGACCGGCACACGCATCCGCTTCAAGCCCGATCCGACGATCTTCCAGACGATCGAGTTCAACTTCGATACGCTGAGCACGCGCTTCCGCGAGCTTGCCTTCCTGAACCCGGGCATCACGATTTCTATCGAGGACGAGCGCAGCGGCAAATCTCACAGCTATCGCTACACGGGCGGCATCACGGAGTTTGTGCGGCACCTGAACGCCGCGCGCCAACTGGTTCACAAGCCGGTGTACTTCAACCGCGAGCGCGAATATGTGCGCCGCAGCAACAAGGAAGAAGTCACCGACACGATCCAGGTGGAGGTGGCGCTGCAGTACAACGACAGCTACGATACGCGCGAACTGAGTTTCGCGAACTCGATCAACACGCGCGACGGCGGCACGCACCTGACGGGATTCCGCCGCGCGCTGACGACGACGATCAACCGCTACGCGACGAAGAACGATTTGCTGAAGAAGCTGAAGGGCAGCAATTCGCTCTCCGGCGACGACGTGCGCGAAGGCCTCGTCTCCATCATCAGCGTTCGCGTGACTGACCCGCAGTTCGAAGGTCAGAACAAGGGCCGCCTTCTGAACCAGGAAATTCAGGGCGTCGTCGAAGGACTTGTGAACGACGCCATGATGGAGTGGCTGGAAGAGAATCCGCGCGAAGCGAAGAAGATTGTCGAGAAGTCGATCACGGCGGCGCAGGCCCGTGTGGCGGCGCGGCGCGCCCGCGAAATCGTCCGCAAGTCGGCGATGGAAACCGGCGCGTTGCCCGGCAAGCTGGCCGACTGCGCAGAGCGCGATCCGGCAATGGCCGAGCTGTACCTGGTCGAGGGCGATTCCGCCGGCGGCTCCGCCAAGCAGGGACGCGACCGGCACTTCCAGGCGATCCTGCCGCTGCGAGGCAAGATCATCAACGTCGAGAAGGCCCGCATCGATCGCGTGCTTTCCAACGAGGAAATCCGCACGATCATCACGGCGCTCGGCACGGGTATCAAAGAAAACTTCGACGTCTCGAAGTTGCGCTATCACAAGCTGATCATCATGACGGACGCGGACGTCGACGGCGCGCACATTCGCACGCTGTTGCTGACGTTCTTCTATCGCCAGTTCCTGGAACTGATCGAGCGCGGCCACATCTACATCGCGCAGCCGCCACTGTATCGCATCAAGAAGGGCCGCCGCGAGCAGTACCTGGATACCGAAATGCAGAAGGATCGCTTCCTTCTGGACGAAGGCATCGAGGACGCCACGGTCATCGTGCGCAACGGCAGCGCGAACGGCACCGAACTGAGCAAGAGCCAGATCCGCCAGTTCTGCGACATGATGATGGACCTGGACAAGCTGGGCGGGATTCTCCGCCGCAAGACCGTTAATCTGATCGATTTCCTTGAGAAGCGCGACGAAAGAGGCCGCTATCCGATCGGGATGGCCATGCGTGGCGACGAGCAGGTGTGGGCCTATACCGAGAAGGAACTGGCAGCACTGGAAGAAGAAGCCGCTTCCTCCAACGGCAACGGCAACGGCGAGGAAGAGGAAGAGCAGAAGGTCAAAGGCAATGGCAGCGATCTATTCAGCGCCGGCGACGAAGAAGATGTCGAGCAGGATGCCGCCGAGGCCGTCGAGGAACCGGTCGTGCCGATCGATTTCTACGAGCTGCCGGAGGGCAAGGAGATCGAAGCGATCGTCAAGGCGCTCGAGAAGATGAAGTTCGACCTGAGCCTGTTCGATGTCAGTCACCTGGACCGCGGTGAAGGTGGAACGGACGAAGCCGCTCCCTTCTTTGTCCACGACAAGGGCAAGACCGAGCACCCGTGTCACTCGATCGTCGAAGTATTCGATCGCGTGAAGGACATCGGTGCGCGCGGCATTCAGATCCAGCGCTACAAAGGTCTCGGCGAAATGAACCCGGGGCAGTTGTGGGAGACCACGATGGATCCGAAGACGCGCCGCCTGCTGCAGGTGAAGCTCGAAGACGTCGTCACGGCGGACGAGATGTTCACCACGCTGATGGGCGACGAAGTCCTTCCACGCCGCGCCTTCATCCAACGCCACGCCCCGGAAGTGCAGAACCTCGACGTGTAG
- a CDS encoding O-antigen ligase family protein — protein sequence MSRRTSRPPRIHRRPRWMRLGDALAEAVVYAMLLIAMVSFGGVSPAAKAWLMWGGGLLGAWAAVGLAVGRWSRDGSWSERLAAAAVCWPVLWIGLQNIRLPAATVLSGSAYRAEIWGAVEAASADLPARLPLAIVPFAANETLRLAIAFAGFFLAVLLLARHRGPALRLTIALTAAALFQGLWGALQFILSDAVRASGALVNPNHYAALLLLCLPAAAALIAVWNRRRPDHDEFWTGRHPAMLLGILVLLALVGWVLSLSRASILLGGSVLLAWGVLEALIHWTRNRGGHRPARLGPRAVVGIVVAGGLIVLLISAAALSQFSLRFSSTDVGTDDRYGYWAATMDGWRQAPLIGLGPGGIEAALNRYSRRPLDLVPVHSHNDYLEILAEWGVVGAGVWALLVVGALVAAARDWRKDLAGLSPSRWIIRRAAAAALLATAAHELLDFPLRVPLVMLCFLIAVSLAIGRGPLYVLARRR from the coding sequence ATGAGTAGGCGAACCTCCCGCCCGCCGCGCATTCACCGACGCCCGCGCTGGATGCGCCTCGGCGATGCCCTCGCCGAAGCCGTCGTTTACGCGATGCTACTCATCGCGATGGTTTCGTTCGGCGGCGTCTCCCCCGCCGCGAAGGCCTGGCTGATGTGGGGCGGCGGCCTGCTGGGCGCCTGGGCGGCCGTGGGGTTGGCGGTCGGGCGCTGGTCCCGGGACGGCTCGTGGAGCGAACGCCTCGCTGCCGCGGCCGTGTGCTGGCCGGTTCTCTGGATTGGCCTGCAGAATATCCGCCTGCCCGCCGCAACGGTCCTGAGCGGATCGGCCTATCGTGCCGAAATCTGGGGCGCGGTGGAGGCCGCCAGTGCGGACCTGCCCGCCCGACTGCCGCTGGCAATCGTGCCGTTCGCGGCAAACGAAACACTGCGACTGGCCATTGCATTTGCCGGGTTCTTCCTGGCGGTGCTTCTGCTGGCTCGCCACCGAGGCCCGGCGCTGCGACTAACCATTGCGCTGACCGCCGCGGCCCTCTTCCAAGGCCTCTGGGGCGCGCTGCAGTTCATCCTCTCCGACGCGGTCCGCGCCAGCGGCGCGCTCGTGAACCCGAACCACTACGCCGCGCTGCTGCTGCTTTGCCTGCCGGCCGCCGCGGCGCTGATCGCCGTCTGGAATAGACGCCGACCGGATCACGACGAGTTCTGGACCGGCCGCCACCCGGCAATGCTGCTCGGGATCCTCGTGCTGCTGGCGCTCGTCGGTTGGGTCCTCAGCCTCTCGCGCGCGTCCATTCTGCTGGGCGGCAGCGTCCTGCTCGCCTGGGGCGTGCTGGAAGCCTTGATCCATTGGACGCGCAACCGAGGCGGCCATCGCCCGGCGCGCCTGGGTCCGCGAGCCGTTGTCGGGATCGTCGTTGCCGGAGGACTGATCGTTCTGCTGATCAGCGCCGCGGCCCTCAGCCAGTTTTCGCTGCGATTCAGCAGCACCGACGTCGGCACCGACGATCGTTACGGTTACTGGGCCGCCACGATGGACGGCTGGCGCCAGGCCCCACTGATCGGGCTCGGCCCCGGCGGGATCGAAGCTGCGCTGAACCGCTACTCGCGCCGACCGCTCGACCTCGTGCCCGTCCACAGCCACAACGACTACCTGGAAATCCTTGCAGAGTGGGGCGTGGTCGGCGCGGGCGTGTGGGCACTCCTGGTGGTGGGCGCACTGGTCGCCGCCGCGCGCGACTGGCGCAAAGACCTCGCCGGGCTCTCGCCCTCGCGCTGGATCATCCGCCGAGCCGCCGCCGCCGCACTCCTGGCCACCGCCGCCCACGAACTCCTCGACTTCCCCCTCCGCGTCCCGCTCGTCATGCTCTGCTTCCTGATCGCCGTGTCCCTCGCAATCGGAAGAGGCCCGCTGTATGTCCTGGCCAGGCGGCGGTGA